The following are encoded together in the Actinoplanes sp. N902-109 genome:
- a CDS encoding M48 family metalloprotease, giving the protein MAETPTVSVIRLPVPAFPAHAGTRRLRWLYVLVVLALVAAGAGAGVALYTAYDLGGYRSVASCLTGLMVEPRHIGPGNLDNVQATYETCAGDYNRGLGLTMAAAMVSALVLAWALMLGSGLVVRLRLRRAGETAVGGEKVRAVRKRFDDWCDELGLTGSRRPVLVLAKAGRGTSRPFTTALPWGRPRVVLPAGYAYLPEATVDFALLHELAHVQARDVTWATATWWTGWLNVPVLAVAMAPLVLRPESWQDFRTALVLAALLSAAVLVLRAAALRRRERAADHYAVARGGCLQALRVSAGTRSARRPWTRLLATHPDPAQRGSAALAAPRGWEGGFAVSAAAGLLAMFVVQCVLTAFGDLVGRAVSASVSMGLALTLGGLLWATALVPVWSRSIDGPARVVAAVAGSALGLLAGLLLAPPGTLVSVPEGQLGSWTAWLPAWTVAAVGVSCLGVRLATAVSGSGRRRMLATTAAVTGAAAALAALAVVSWTLWGNHVWFHDPAIERILLVGAGQYTWGAWTPVLLLAGTALMVVTVRHAGPWRQTVGLAAATAVVGASAAIVLTGLRINETVSDDDAAHLLRDRWWICAGAGWAVVVAARLARSSLPCALLAGGSVSVLAGAAQYGRDLLAGPSGHSLLNLLNFVRVPLWLTFVLTVVTLPVTELVTARAVARRLRPAVVAVSLSLLVAVPVATGVSAPLTGRPGDWTRLHTALSALDAAPAGPAISPPRAGADPGRLLTSAQATRVLDRVQHAFPPGWSPKPAPASAPDQGVRPAACAKRWRDDAAAAAARTVTAEAAVSVAGHGDVLPPHGATVDVALASAANPDVVTAMLDEMIGDTAVCPRWSVTSTLVDGHRLRLTQEPRPGSRLGQRSFTIHLNATGSINGRPMTMGVVQTRVLSGHNEVSVSATYPLPGQTAVTDDQWTLLDRLAADTMSATVAALSDGTP; this is encoded by the coding sequence GTGGCCGAGACCCCGACGGTGTCGGTGATCCGGTTGCCTGTGCCGGCATTCCCCGCGCATGCCGGAACGCGGCGCCTCCGGTGGTTGTACGTGTTGGTGGTGCTGGCGCTCGTCGCAGCCGGCGCGGGTGCCGGGGTGGCCCTGTACACCGCCTACGATCTCGGCGGTTACCGGTCCGTCGCGTCGTGCCTGACTGGGCTGATGGTCGAACCGCGGCACATCGGCCCGGGCAATCTCGACAACGTGCAGGCCACCTACGAGACCTGCGCCGGAGACTACAACCGGGGCCTCGGGCTGACCATGGCCGCGGCGATGGTGAGCGCTTTGGTGCTGGCCTGGGCGTTGATGCTCGGCAGCGGGCTGGTGGTGCGGTTGCGGTTGCGGCGCGCCGGCGAGACCGCCGTGGGCGGCGAGAAGGTACGCGCCGTGCGGAAGCGTTTCGACGACTGGTGTGACGAGCTCGGGCTCACCGGCTCGCGGCGACCCGTGCTCGTCCTGGCGAAGGCCGGCCGCGGGACCAGCCGACCGTTCACCACCGCGCTGCCCTGGGGCCGGCCGCGGGTCGTGCTGCCCGCGGGCTACGCCTATCTGCCCGAGGCGACCGTCGACTTCGCCCTGCTGCACGAGCTCGCCCATGTCCAGGCTCGCGACGTCACCTGGGCCACGGCCACTTGGTGGACCGGGTGGCTGAACGTCCCGGTGCTGGCCGTGGCTATGGCGCCGTTGGTGCTGCGACCGGAGTCGTGGCAGGACTTCCGAACTGCTCTGGTGCTTGCGGCGCTGCTGTCAGCTGCTGTGTTGGTGCTGCGCGCTGCGGCGCTGCGCCGCCGTGAACGCGCCGCCGACCACTATGCCGTGGCCCGCGGCGGCTGCCTGCAAGCGCTGCGAGTGAGCGCCGGCACCCGGAGCGCCCGCAGACCATGGACGAGACTGCTGGCCACCCACCCCGACCCGGCGCAGCGGGGGAGCGCTGCGCTGGCCGCTCCCCGCGGTTGGGAGGGCGGCTTCGCGGTGTCGGCGGCGGCCGGGCTGCTCGCCATGTTCGTGGTGCAGTGCGTCCTCACGGCGTTCGGCGATCTGGTGGGCCGCGCGGTCTCCGCATCGGTGTCCATGGGCCTCGCCCTCACGCTCGGCGGCCTGCTCTGGGCGACGGCGCTCGTGCCGGTCTGGAGCAGGAGCATCGACGGGCCGGCGCGGGTCGTCGCGGCCGTCGCCGGGTCGGCGCTCGGCCTGCTCGCCGGGCTGCTGCTCGCGCCGCCCGGGACGCTCGTGTCCGTCCCGGAGGGCCAGCTCGGCAGCTGGACTGCCTGGCTGCCCGCCTGGACGGTGGCGGCGGTCGGCGTGAGCTGCCTGGGTGTGCGGCTCGCGACGGCGGTGAGCGGTAGTGGACGCCGGCGGATGCTCGCCACGACGGCGGCAGTGACGGGCGCGGCGGCCGCGTTGGCCGCCCTCGCCGTGGTCTCGTGGACCCTGTGGGGCAATCACGTCTGGTTCCACGATCCCGCGATCGAGCGGATCCTGCTGGTCGGCGCGGGCCAGTACACCTGGGGCGCGTGGACCCCGGTGCTCCTGCTGGCCGGTACGGCGCTGATGGTGGTCACCGTGCGCCACGCCGGGCCGTGGAGGCAAACAGTGGGGCTGGCCGCTGCCACCGCGGTGGTCGGTGCGTCGGCCGCCATCGTGCTGACCGGTCTGCGCATCAACGAGACGGTCAGCGACGACGACGCCGCGCACCTGCTGCGCGACAGGTGGTGGATCTGCGCCGGCGCGGGGTGGGCCGTGGTGGTGGCGGCACGGCTGGCCCGGAGTTCGCTGCCGTGCGCGCTGCTCGCCGGCGGCTCGGTCAGCGTGCTCGCCGGCGCCGCCCAGTACGGGCGTGACCTGCTTGCCGGCCCGAGCGGGCATTCCCTGCTCAACCTGCTCAACTTCGTCCGCGTACCGCTGTGGCTGACCTTCGTGCTCACCGTGGTGACGCTGCCGGTGACCGAACTCGTGACGGCCCGCGCCGTCGCCCGGCGGCTGCGACCCGCCGTGGTGGCTGTGTCGCTGTCCCTGCTCGTTGCTGTCCCCGTCGCCACAGGTGTGTCAGCGCCGCTCACCGGCCGACCCGGCGACTGGACCCGGCTGCACACCGCTCTGTCGGCCCTGGACGCCGCGCCGGCCGGACCGGCGATCAGCCCGCCACGCGCCGGCGCTGACCCCGGACGGCTGCTGACCTCCGCCCAGGCGACCCGCGTGCTCGACCGGGTGCAGCACGCCTTCCCGCCCGGCTGGTCGCCAAAGCCGGCCCCCGCTTCCGCGCCGGATCAGGGCGTACGCCCGGCCGCCTGCGCGAAACGCTGGCGCGACGACGCGGCAGCCGCGGCGGCCCGTACGGTGACGGCCGAGGCCGCCGTCTCCGTAGCCGGCCACGGCGACGTTCTGCCGCCACACGGCGCCACCGTTGACGTCGCATTGGCGTCCGCCGCCAACCCGGATGTCGTCACCGCCATGCTCGACGAGATGATCGGCGACACGGCCGTCTGCCCGCGGTGGAGCGTGACGTCAACGCTCGTCGACGGCCATCGGTTACGGCTCACGCAGGAGCCGCGGCCGGGCTCCCGGCTCGGGCAGCGCAGCTTCACGATCCACCTCAACGCCACCGGTTCCATCAACGGCAGACCGATGACCATGGGCGTGGTGCAGACGCGCGTGCTGTCCGGCCACAACGAGGTCTCGGTCAGCGCGACGTACCCGCTGCCGGGGCAGACCGCTGTGACCGACGACCAGTGGACGCTGCTGGACCGACTGGCCGCCGACACGATGTCGGCCACCGTTGCCGCCCTGAGCGACGGCACGCCATAG
- a CDS encoding metallophosphoesterase has translation MTDHLGAGRPQRRRRGPAAEAEPSTAQRPSSMDPRQLGFTPQKPVGWLAPLLLLNTGLRTLLAILFGAYLDKRELQNALSDESFEQPGSGGELWFDYVADLGDGFNATYSMAYLLAQPELTVGGHRLPRGRVLLMGGDQVYPVASGDGYENRMKGPYRAALPEPPAAGPQPTLFVLPGNHDWYDGLTAFLRLFARRRDGHIGGWRTQQRRSYFAVKLPANWHLFAIDEQFGAYIDDPQLAYFERVARQLGPDDRVILMTPSPTWVKAAQRAEAYDAVDYFIRTILAPTGADVRLLVSGDLHHYARYTGEDRDLITCGGGGAYLVATHNLPDRLTVPPRETLTRSASRSRDYQLVTTFPTKPASRRMSWGVFRNVPTRNPGFTTLLGIIQTLTMLAMAGAASQGGIFQRLFSIPLVIMLVLIMTGTVLFAQPPSTGEPGHARHWILGLLHGFAQIALAAGGTWLWLRLPFHDWDWPGPLVVAAVLYGPVFAFLGTQLLSLYLLVASFFDVNVNELFAGQSIEDAKSFLRLHITPDGTLTVYAIGVERICRRWTPDPQGKPDSPWLQPAQPLTTHLIEPPIIVDGPLP, from the coding sequence GTGACGGATCATCTCGGGGCGGGCCGGCCGCAGCGGCGTCGACGGGGGCCGGCTGCTGAGGCCGAGCCTTCCACGGCGCAGCGGCCCAGCAGCATGGATCCGCGGCAGCTGGGCTTCACGCCGCAGAAACCGGTGGGGTGGCTGGCGCCGTTGCTGCTGCTCAACACCGGGTTGCGGACGCTGCTGGCGATCTTGTTCGGGGCCTATCTGGACAAGCGGGAGCTGCAGAACGCGCTCTCCGACGAGTCGTTCGAGCAGCCGGGCAGCGGGGGTGAGCTGTGGTTCGACTACGTGGCCGACCTCGGGGACGGCTTCAACGCGACCTATTCGATGGCCTATCTGCTGGCGCAGCCCGAGCTCACGGTGGGCGGGCACCGGCTGCCCCGGGGCCGGGTGCTGCTCATGGGTGGCGACCAGGTCTATCCGGTGGCCAGCGGCGACGGCTACGAGAACCGCATGAAGGGCCCCTACCGGGCCGCTCTTCCCGAGCCGCCGGCGGCCGGTCCGCAACCCACCCTTTTCGTCCTGCCCGGCAACCATGACTGGTACGACGGGCTCACCGCGTTCCTGCGGTTGTTCGCGCGCCGCCGCGACGGCCACATCGGTGGCTGGCGCACCCAGCAGCGCCGCTCGTATTTCGCCGTGAAGCTGCCCGCCAACTGGCACCTGTTCGCGATCGACGAGCAGTTCGGGGCGTACATCGACGACCCGCAGCTGGCTTATTTCGAGCGGGTGGCGCGGCAGCTCGGCCCGGACGACCGGGTCATCCTGATGACCCCGTCCCCGACCTGGGTCAAGGCGGCGCAGCGGGCCGAGGCCTACGACGCGGTCGACTATTTCATCCGCACCATCCTCGCGCCGACCGGGGCGGACGTGCGGCTGCTCGTCTCCGGCGACCTGCACCACTACGCGCGTTACACGGGTGAGGATCGCGATCTGATCACCTGTGGTGGTGGCGGCGCCTATCTGGTGGCCACGCACAACCTGCCCGACCGGCTGACCGTGCCGCCGCGCGAGACGCTGACCCGCAGCGCCAGCCGCAGCCGTGACTATCAGCTGGTGACGACGTTCCCCACCAAGCCGGCGTCGCGGCGGATGAGCTGGGGCGTGTTCCGCAACGTGCCGACCCGCAACCCCGGCTTCACCACCCTGCTCGGCATCATCCAGACGTTGACCATGCTGGCGATGGCCGGTGCGGCCAGCCAGGGTGGCATCTTCCAGCGGCTGTTCAGCATCCCGCTGGTCATCATGCTGGTGCTGATCATGACGGGGACGGTGCTGTTCGCGCAGCCGCCCAGCACCGGCGAGCCGGGTCATGCCCGGCACTGGATCCTCGGTCTGCTGCACGGCTTCGCCCAGATCGCGCTGGCCGCCGGTGGCACCTGGCTCTGGCTACGGCTGCCGTTCCACGACTGGGACTGGCCGGGGCCACTGGTCGTGGCCGCGGTGCTCTACGGCCCGGTCTTCGCCTTCCTGGGCACCCAGCTGCTCTCGCTGTATCTGCTGGTGGCCAGTTTTTTCGACGTCAATGTCAACGAGCTCTTCGCCGGCCAGAGCATCGAGGACGCCAAGAGCTTCCTGCGCCTGCACATCACCCCGGACGGCACCTTGACCGTGTACGCGATCGGGGTCGAGCGCATCTGCCGGCGCTGGACGCCCGACCCGCAGGGCAAGCCCGACAGCCCCTGGCTGCAACCGGCGCAACCGCTGACCACGCATCTGATCGAGCCGCCGATCATCGTGGACGGCCCGCTGCCCTGA
- a CDS encoding DUF6226 family protein, producing the protein MGDFEALPAPAGAPAHYHDLVEAAEALLDEVAARYVADRRETKEPLGTELYADIARTVWLLPRTPAAGPLAMAFPDSSSGVVLRLGRWFTQTLPGYDDDPAELRKLVLAHIEGGLWERIQRGLTGSVRETRLVGPEITISLAAPLTPAEARAARRAGFAAAVQWAPWPRRP; encoded by the coding sequence ATGGGAGACTTCGAGGCTCTTCCCGCCCCGGCCGGCGCGCCCGCCCATTACCACGATCTGGTCGAAGCGGCCGAGGCCCTGCTCGACGAGGTGGCCGCCCGCTATGTCGCGGACCGGCGCGAGACCAAGGAACCCCTCGGCACCGAGCTGTACGCCGACATCGCCAGGACCGTCTGGCTGCTGCCCCGTACGCCCGCCGCCGGGCCGCTCGCCATGGCCTTCCCCGACTCGTCGTCGGGTGTGGTGCTGCGGCTCGGCCGATGGTTCACCCAGACCCTGCCCGGCTATGACGACGACCCGGCCGAGCTGCGCAAGCTGGTTCTGGCCCACATCGAGGGCGGGCTGTGGGAACGCATCCAGCGGGGCCTGACCGGGTCCGTCCGCGAGACCCGGCTGGTCGGGCCGGAGATCACCATCAGCCTGGCGGCACCGCTCACCCCGGCCGAGGCCCGTGCCGCCCGCCGTGCGGGTTTCGCCGCCGCGGTCCAGTGGGCCCCCTGGCCCCGCCGACCCTGA
- a CDS encoding DUF397 domain-containing protein translates to MSAIEKPVWHSSSRCTNSQCIEVAKIGDDYLIRDSKDPAVEPLRFPATAWHAFLTGIRAGEFG, encoded by the coding sequence ATGAGCGCCATCGAGAAACCGGTCTGGCACAGCAGCAGCCGATGCACCAACAGCCAGTGCATCGAGGTTGCCAAAATCGGTGACGACTATCTGATCCGGGACAGCAAGGACCCGGCGGTGGAGCCGCTGCGCTTCCCCGCCACCGCCTGGCACGCCTTCCTGACCGGCATCCGGGCCGGTGAGTTCGGATAG
- a CDS encoding DUF397 domain-containing protein codes for MIDSVEPVWHSSSKCAAGHCVEVAKVNGTYLIRDGKNPGATPLQFSADEWAAFQQAVIQGEFNL; via the coding sequence ATGATCGATTCGGTCGAACCGGTGTGGCACAGCAGCAGCAAATGCGCGGCGGGTCATTGCGTGGAGGTGGCGAAGGTCAACGGCACCTATCTGATCCGGGACGGCAAGAACCCCGGCGCCACACCCCTTCAGTTCAGTGCCGACGAATGGGCGGCCTTCCAGCAGGCGGTGATCCAGGGCGAATTCAACCTGTGA
- a CDS encoding DUF397 domain-containing protein, which translates to MSATETPEWRKSSYCTNGTCIEVAAVAGEYLIRDSKSPAQSPLRFTADEWTAFVRGVNEGQFIFE; encoded by the coding sequence GTGTCTGCTACCGAGACGCCCGAATGGCGTAAGAGCTCGTACTGCACCAACGGCACCTGCATCGAGGTTGCCGCGGTCGCCGGGGAATACCTGATCCGCGACAGCAAGAGTCCGGCCCAGTCGCCGCTGCGGTTCACCGCGGACGAGTGGACGGCGTTCGTTCGCGGCGTCAACGAGGGTCAGTTCATCTTCGAGTGA
- a CDS encoding helix-turn-helix transcriptional regulator codes for MVEAVSPTVARRRVRLALREAREAHGLTQQQVADEMEWSLSKVIRIENGDVTIAPNDLRPLLSLYGIKDRERVSDLLTAAKIARTRQRLAWYQASEFRENLSDASLRLIEYEAEAVAVRAYSIYYVPGYLQTTEYAEALTGKFREDIGDRRVQILLKARELRRRTLLARIDQVELFLLLEESVFMRPIGGPEVFAEQLRQLKTAAVQQQIHLRMLPFDFDYSIPNNGSYDLMSLSGSKADSEILYRENGMTDEIVEDRASTERHRDRFEQLWSQSTDEPDTIGFVDERIKELETKSPNTLRS; via the coding sequence ATGGTTGAGGCTGTCTCGCCGACCGTTGCACGCCGCCGCGTGCGACTGGCGCTGCGTGAGGCCCGCGAGGCTCACGGGCTGACCCAGCAGCAGGTCGCCGATGAGATGGAGTGGTCGCTCAGCAAGGTCATCCGGATCGAGAACGGGGACGTCACCATCGCCCCCAACGACCTGAGACCGCTGCTGTCCCTCTATGGGATCAAGGACCGCGAGCGGGTGAGTGACCTGCTGACCGCGGCCAAGATCGCACGGACACGGCAACGGCTGGCCTGGTATCAGGCGTCCGAGTTCCGGGAGAATCTGTCCGATGCCTCGCTGCGCCTGATCGAGTACGAGGCTGAAGCTGTCGCCGTCCGCGCCTACTCCATCTACTACGTGCCCGGCTACCTGCAGACGACCGAGTACGCCGAGGCGCTGACCGGCAAGTTCCGGGAGGACATCGGTGACCGCCGGGTGCAGATCCTGCTCAAGGCCCGGGAGTTGCGCCGGCGCACCCTGCTCGCCCGGATCGACCAGGTCGAGCTCTTCCTGCTGCTCGAGGAATCGGTGTTCATGCGCCCGATCGGCGGCCCGGAGGTCTTCGCGGAGCAGCTGCGCCAGCTCAAGACGGCTGCCGTGCAGCAGCAGATCCACCTGCGGATGCTGCCGTTCGACTTCGACTACTCGATCCCGAACAACGGCAGCTACGACCTCATGTCGCTCAGCGGCAGCAAGGCCGACAGCGAGATCCTCTATCGCGAGAACGGCATGACGGACGAGATCGTCGAGGACCGGGCCAGCACCGAACGGCATCGGGACCGCTTCGAGCAGCTGTGGAGCCAGTCGACCGACGAACCGGACACAATCGGGTTCGTCGACGAACGGATCAAGGAATTGGAGACAAAATCGCCAAATACATTGAGATCATGA
- a CDS encoding DUF6232 family protein, which produces MRTYYRSREALVTDEYFVWRTTGQIFPVAALHDVRLVRGEPSRVGLVALAATTAGLVTLAGTSWALVDPSVGYTLAAAVTIVAALAARRPSRATSRERRVEALYLGTRVTLYASADERVFNQVTRALRRSIESSGPDRDGYGLAAA; this is translated from the coding sequence ATGCGCACTTACTACCGCAGCCGTGAGGCACTCGTGACCGACGAATACTTCGTGTGGCGGACCACCGGCCAGATCTTCCCGGTCGCCGCGCTGCACGACGTCCGGCTCGTCCGCGGCGAGCCGAGCCGGGTGGGGCTGGTCGCCCTGGCGGCCACCACGGCCGGTCTTGTCACTCTCGCGGGCACAAGTTGGGCCCTGGTCGACCCGAGTGTCGGCTACACCCTCGCAGCAGCGGTGACCATTGTCGCGGCGCTGGCAGCACGCCGGCCGAGCCGCGCCACCAGCCGCGAACGCCGGGTCGAAGCCCTCTACCTGGGGACCCGGGTGACCCTGTACGCCAGCGCCGACGAACGGGTGTTCAACCAGGTCACCCGCGCACTTCGCCGGTCCATCGAGAGCAGCGGCCCGGACCGCGACGGATACGGCCTCGCGGCCGCCTGA
- a CDS encoding DUF6232 family protein → MVTSDHFVHRSTAGTAAFPIRDLREVCLGRTRGRSRTAPLLLGGALLCLILAAPLQQFIAVFLGLAGIATVGAVVAFRGRPQLWTLQGVYQGETVTLYESPDGRVFHQVSRALRRAIEDGRPPRSSDDLSAA, encoded by the coding sequence GTGGTCACCAGCGATCACTTCGTCCATCGCAGCACCGCCGGCACCGCGGCCTTTCCGATTCGTGACCTGCGGGAAGTCTGCCTCGGGCGAACGCGGGGAAGGTCGCGCACCGCACCCCTCCTGCTCGGCGGCGCCCTGCTCTGCCTGATCCTCGCCGCGCCGTTGCAGCAATTCATCGCGGTCTTTCTCGGCCTGGCCGGCATCGCGACGGTCGGCGCGGTTGTGGCGTTTCGTGGCCGGCCGCAACTGTGGACGCTGCAGGGCGTCTACCAGGGCGAGACCGTCACTCTGTACGAATCCCCCGACGGTCGTGTCTTCCATCAGGTCAGCCGGGCGCTGCGCCGGGCCATCGAGGACGGCCGCCCGCCGCGCTCCTCGGACGACCTCAGCGCGGCATGA
- a CDS encoding DUF1304 domain-containing protein, whose amino-acid sequence MQLAARILVGLVALIHVYILVLEMFLWRTERTRVTFGTTAEFARESATLAANQGLYNGFLAAGLVYGLIAGDRAFQIFFLCCVVIAGIYGAVTVHRRILFVQVIPAAAALAAVLAG is encoded by the coding sequence ATGCAGCTGGCCGCGAGGATCCTGGTGGGCCTGGTGGCCCTCATCCATGTCTACATTCTCGTGCTTGAGATGTTCCTGTGGCGAACGGAACGCACCCGGGTCACGTTCGGCACCACTGCCGAATTCGCCCGGGAGAGTGCAACGCTGGCAGCCAACCAGGGTCTCTACAACGGCTTCCTGGCCGCCGGCCTGGTTTATGGTCTCATCGCCGGCGACCGGGCGTTCCAGATATTTTTCCTGTGCTGTGTCGTGATTGCAGGAATTTATGGCGCCGTGACGGTGCATCGCAGGATCCTGTTCGTGCAGGTCATCCCCGCCGCAGCAGCCCTGGCCGCGGTGCTGGCCGGCTGA
- a CDS encoding DUF2231 domain-containing protein, with protein sequence MESRLRIAGQAVQPVLVMFPLGLFAMALFFDLGNLLGGPAILGALAYWNIVAGLVGGVLAALAGAIDLMFIPNGTPAKRVGVLRGLATMGVLILFAVILMLRMSTPDRVAGGGLFVVELLALVGAVFSSWYGGELVNRRAAYARARAVNRTY encoded by the coding sequence ATGGAGAGCCGACTCAGAATCGCCGGCCAGGCGGTGCAACCCGTGCTGGTGATGTTCCCGCTCGGCCTGTTCGCGATGGCCCTGTTCTTCGACCTGGGCAACCTCCTGGGCGGGCCGGCCATCCTCGGCGCGCTCGCCTACTGGAACATCGTGGCCGGGCTCGTCGGCGGCGTGCTGGCCGCTCTCGCGGGCGCCATCGACCTGATGTTCATCCCGAACGGCACCCCGGCCAAGCGGGTCGGCGTGCTGCGCGGGCTGGCCACCATGGGCGTGCTGATCCTCTTCGCCGTCATCCTGATGCTGCGCATGAGCACGCCCGACCGGGTCGCCGGCGGTGGCCTGTTCGTGGTCGAGTTGCTCGCGCTCGTCGGCGCGGTGTTCAGCTCCTGGTACGGCGGCGAACTGGTGAACCGGCGGGCCGCCTACGCCCGGGCGCGGGCTGTGAACCGTACGTACTGA
- a CDS encoding type 1 glutamine amidotransferase domain-containing protein, translating into MATSIKGKRVAFLATDGVEEVEYTEPRKAVENAGGTAELVSIKSGEIQAVNHMDKARTYPVEKQVKETSADQYDALVLPGGVANPDFLRMDPEAVRFVRDFFTAGKPVAAICHGPWTLVEAGVVDGRTLTSWPSLRTDLANAGATWVDEPVYVDQGLVTSRKPDDLPAFCDKMLEEIAEGAHRKQHA; encoded by the coding sequence ATGGCCACCTCCATCAAGGGAAAGCGAGTCGCGTTCCTCGCGACCGACGGCGTGGAGGAAGTCGAGTACACCGAGCCGCGCAAGGCCGTGGAGAACGCGGGCGGCACGGCGGAACTCGTCTCCATCAAGAGCGGCGAGATCCAAGCCGTGAACCACATGGACAAGGCGCGGACCTACCCGGTCGAGAAGCAGGTCAAGGAAACCAGTGCGGACCAGTACGACGCCCTGGTGCTCCCCGGTGGCGTAGCCAACCCGGACTTCCTGCGGATGGACCCGGAAGCGGTCCGCTTCGTGCGGGACTTCTTCACCGCGGGCAAGCCGGTGGCGGCGATCTGCCACGGCCCGTGGACGCTGGTGGAAGCCGGCGTGGTGGACGGCCGCACGCTGACCAGCTGGCCGAGCCTGCGCACCGACCTCGCCAACGCGGGGGCAACGTGGGTCGACGAGCCGGTCTATGTGGATCAGGGCCTGGTGACCAGCCGCAAACCCGATGATCTCCCCGCGTTCTGCGACAAGATGCTCGAGGAGATCGCCGAAGGCGCGCACCGCAAGCAGCACGCCTGA
- a CDS encoding MFS transporter, whose protein sequence is MDLTPLRTSRDFRLVFVGGSVSGFGSFISYVTIPYQVAHLTGDPLLVGLLGVCELVPLLVMAFVGGALADFLDRRLLVRGGEFALAALSGVLLLNSLSDQPHLWLLFVVAALTATVDGLQRPALDAMLPRLVKPEELPATMSLNALGHEIAQLAGPALAGVLIAAADLWLVYAVDLATFAVSVTCLSLTKAVPPPPGADRPSLRSVTTGLRYARSRPELLGTYLIDINAMFFGMPQALYPFLANHLGGPRVLGLLYAAPAAGSLLATLGSGWTNRVHRHGLMVIIAAALWGVGILGAGLSHMLWLTLCCLAFAGAADMVSGIFRAVIWNQTIPDHLRGRLAGIEMLSYTTGPMLGQLRSGLMARTRLGVSGSIWAGGLLCIVGTAALAFALPQFRRYDGRDGLARKKAADEAWLLRAGS, encoded by the coding sequence GTGGACCTCACGCCCCTGCGCACCTCGCGTGACTTCCGGCTCGTCTTCGTCGGCGGCTCGGTGTCGGGGTTCGGGTCGTTCATCTCGTACGTCACCATCCCGTACCAGGTCGCCCATCTCACCGGCGATCCGCTGCTGGTCGGCCTGCTCGGGGTCTGCGAGCTCGTCCCGCTGCTGGTGATGGCGTTCGTCGGTGGCGCGCTGGCCGACTTCCTGGATCGCCGGCTGCTGGTCCGCGGCGGCGAGTTCGCGCTGGCCGCGCTCAGCGGCGTGCTGCTGCTCAACTCGCTGTCCGATCAGCCACACCTCTGGCTGTTGTTCGTGGTGGCCGCGCTGACCGCCACGGTTGACGGGTTGCAGCGTCCCGCGCTCGACGCGATGCTGCCGCGCCTGGTCAAGCCGGAGGAACTGCCGGCCACCATGTCGCTGAACGCGCTGGGCCACGAGATCGCCCAGCTCGCCGGTCCGGCGCTGGCGGGTGTGCTGATCGCCGCGGCCGACCTCTGGCTGGTGTACGCGGTCGACCTGGCCACCTTTGCCGTATCGGTGACCTGCCTGTCGCTGACCAAGGCCGTGCCACCGCCGCCGGGTGCCGACCGCCCCTCGCTGCGATCGGTCACCACCGGTCTCCGGTACGCCCGCAGCCGCCCGGAACTGCTCGGCACGTACCTGATCGACATCAACGCCATGTTCTTCGGCATGCCGCAGGCGCTCTACCCGTTCCTGGCGAACCACCTCGGCGGCCCCCGCGTGCTCGGGCTGCTCTACGCGGCGCCGGCCGCCGGCTCGCTGCTGGCCACGCTGGGCTCCGGCTGGACCAACCGGGTGCACCGGCACGGCCTGATGGTGATCATCGCGGCGGCGTTGTGGGGGGTGGGCATTCTCGGCGCCGGCCTGTCGCACATGCTGTGGCTGACGCTGTGCTGTCTCGCGTTCGCGGGCGCCGCCGACATGGTCTCCGGCATCTTCCGCGCGGTGATCTGGAACCAGACCATCCCGGACCACCTGCGCGGCCGGCTCGCGGGCATCGAGATGCTGTCGTACACCACCGGGCCGATGCTCGGTCAGCTCCGCTCGGGCCTGATGGCCCGGACCCGGCTCGGCGTCAGCGGTTCCATCTGGGCCGGTGGCCTGCTCTGCATCGTCGGTACGGCCGCGCTGGCGTTCGCCCTCCCGCAGTTCCGCCGGTACGACGGCAGAGACGGGCTGGCCCGCAAGAAGGCCGCCGATGAGGCGTGGCTTCTGCGGGCCGGCTCCTGA